The Streptococcaceae bacterium ESL0687 genome has a segment encoding these proteins:
- a CDS encoding ABC transporter ATP-binding protein, translated as MKTFSSLMRIWHYIKPYKISFYLVIIFTILTVAFSVAVPYAVGLPTSEIAKNLAQGEAINFAFIKQSLVWILILGLLYGAFQLIAGLLVTRVVQSSMKDLRSDIDEKINRLPVSYFDANQQGDVLSRMTNDVDAVSNAFQQAFVGIINALLSIVMAVAMMFYINSVMALIAIIMIPLSILISKFVVKHSQNYFQAMQNSLGEMNGYVQESMTGFNVIKVFGQEESALQNFKRVNGQLRDNGFKAAFISGLMMPLVQMTAYLTFAVIAVVGSIYAISGVILVGQLQAFIQYIWQVSQPMGNVTQLSSVLQSASAASSRVFAILDEPEEVKTENPVIPPKKIHGDVSFEDVYFSYSPEKPLIENLNFKVKAGQTVAIVGPTGAGKTTLINLLMRFYDVTSGSIKIDGIDTKSMKRSDVRSMFGMVLQDAWLYEGTIADNIRFGKLDATDYEVVDAAKTANVDHFIRTMPEGYDMLINAEGDNISQGQKQLLTIARAVISDPEILILDEATSSVDTRLESLIQKAMDKVMEGRTSFVIAHRLSTIRDADLILVMKDGSIVEQGNHEELLKEGGLYSNLYNSQFTE; from the coding sequence ATGAAAACTTTTTCTTCTTTAATGAGAATCTGGCACTATATTAAGCCTTATAAAATCTCGTTTTACCTGGTAATTATCTTTACCATCTTAACTGTTGCCTTTAGTGTTGCAGTTCCTTATGCTGTAGGTCTTCCAACATCAGAGATTGCAAAAAATCTTGCCCAGGGAGAGGCCATTAACTTTGCTTTTATTAAGCAAAGCCTGGTTTGGATACTAATCCTAGGACTTTTATACGGAGCCTTCCAACTTATCGCAGGACTTCTAGTTACTAGAGTTGTTCAAAGTTCAATGAAGGACTTAAGGTCTGATATTGATGAAAAAATTAATCGTCTTCCAGTTTCCTACTTTGATGCTAACCAGCAGGGAGATGTTCTGTCTCGAATGACAAATGATGTAGACGCAGTAAGTAATGCCTTCCAACAAGCCTTTGTTGGTATTATCAATGCTCTTTTAAGTATTGTAATGGCAGTTGCTATGATGTTTTATATCAATAGTGTAATGGCCTTGATTGCAATCATAATGATTCCTTTATCAATTTTGATTTCGAAATTTGTCGTTAAACACTCTCAAAATTACTTCCAAGCCATGCAAAATTCCTTGGGTGAAATGAATGGTTATGTCCAAGAATCAATGACAGGATTTAATGTAATTAAGGTTTTTGGTCAAGAGGAAAGTGCCCTTCAAAACTTCAAGCGGGTAAATGGTCAGCTTAGGGATAATGGATTTAAGGCAGCCTTTATTTCAGGACTTATGATGCCCCTTGTCCAAATGACAGCCTACCTAACTTTTGCAGTGATTGCAGTAGTTGGAAGTATTTATGCTATCAGCGGGGTTATCTTGGTTGGACAATTGCAGGCCTTTATCCAGTATATCTGGCAGGTTAGTCAGCCCATGGGTAATGTTACCCAACTTTCGTCAGTTCTTCAAAGTGCCAGTGCAGCTTCAAGCCGAGTATTTGCCATCTTGGATGAGCCTGAAGAGGTAAAAACAGAAAATCCTGTAATTCCTCCTAAGAAAATCCACGGAGATGTAAGTTTTGAGGATGTATACTTCTCTTATAGTCCAGAAAAACCACTGATTGAAAACTTAAACTTTAAGGTTAAGGCAGGACAAACTGTTGCTATTGTTGGTCCTACTGGGGCCGGTAAGACAACCTTGATAAATCTTCTAATGCGTTTTTATGATGTAACGTCTGGTTCCATCAAAATCGATGGCATTGACACCAAGTCGATGAAAAGAAGTGACGTTCGTTCAATGTTTGGTATGGTTTTACAGGATGCTTGGCTGTATGAGGGAACGATTGCTGATAATATCCGTTTTGGAAAGCTTGATGCGACAGACTATGAGGTTGTTGATGCAGCTAAGACAGCTAATGTTGATCACTTTATTCGTACCATGCCAGAAGGATATGATATGTTAATTAATGCTGAAGGAGATAATATCTCCCAAGGGCAGAAGCAGCTTTTAACCATTGCGCGTGCTGTTATATCAGATCCTGAGATTTTAATTCTTGATGAAGCGACAAGTTCCGTTGATACAAGGCTTGAAAGTTTAATTCAAAAGGCTATGGATAAGGTAATGGAGGGTCGAACTAGCTTTGTAATTGCCCACAGGCTTTCAACAATTAGGGATGCCGATCTAATTCTTGTCATGAAGGACGGATCAATTGTTGAACAGGGAAATCACGAGGAGCTTTTAAAAGAAGGCGGCCTTTATAGTAACCTTTATAATAGTCAGTTTACTGAATAA